The Brasilonema sennae CENA114 genome includes a region encoding these proteins:
- the pgsA gene encoding CDP-diacylglycerol--glycerol-3-phosphate 3-phosphatidyltransferase, translating into MTLPNWITFSRLLGIPFLLYGLYNPTPQARWICLAIFLVASLTDWLDGYLARKLNQISDLGKFLDPLVDKLLVLAPLLALIELGKVPAWGVFLILGRELAIAGWRVSKTKITGANIWGKLKTVSQIVAIALLIAPLPQVWQLPSIIAFWISVVFTIISGVIYLLPEKDSQITQ; encoded by the coding sequence ATGACTTTACCTAACTGGATTACCTTCTCTCGCCTTCTAGGGATACCATTTCTACTTTATGGCTTGTATAACCCTACGCCCCAAGCCAGATGGATTTGTTTGGCAATTTTTCTTGTCGCCTCCCTGACTGATTGGTTAGACGGCTATTTGGCGCGGAAGCTTAACCAAATCAGCGACTTGGGTAAATTTCTTGACCCCTTAGTTGATAAATTGCTGGTACTTGCGCCGTTACTAGCTTTAATTGAGCTTGGAAAAGTCCCTGCTTGGGGAGTGTTTCTGATCTTGGGACGAGAGTTGGCTATTGCAGGTTGGCGCGTCAGTAAAACCAAGATTACGGGGGCGAATATTTGGGGGAAACTCAAAACAGTGAGTCAAATTGTGGCGATCGCACTTCTGATTGCACCTCTACCCCAAGTATGGCAATTACCTTCCATAATTGCCTTCTGGATTTCTGTTGTTTTCACAATCATTTCTGGAGTAATATACCTTTTACCAGAAAAAGATAGCCAAATTACTCAATAA
- a CDS encoding Mur ligase family protein, with translation MGNKIQLIDRIRLAFAVSVAKSVTFTVRSLRLGAASVLPGSLARRIEPRLLQLLTQQVKNGVILIAGTNGKTTTSLLLCSILERKGYRVAHNSTGANLENGLMTALLENTNLVGGLDVDYAILEVDENILPKILAPIQPKIILCLNLFRDQLDRYGEVDTISKRWTKVISTLPTETVVIPNADDPTLSYLGQQLPQRVLFFGLNEPENYLDEIPHAVDSIFCPNCGHSLDYKGVYLSHLGDFHCPKCGFNKSQPAFDSSEFPQILVGLYNKYNTLAAATAAIELGVDEATILDTINNFQAAFGRAEELEVNGKRVRILLSKNPVGTNETIRVVTQSLDKTTLLVLNDRTPDGTDVSWIWDVDTEKLVERGGTLIVSGDRLYDMALRLRYSEKTPESDFNLIVEEDLRQAIATALEHTPENETLHILPTYSAMLEVREVLTGRKIL, from the coding sequence GTGGGAAACAAAATTCAACTGATAGACAGGATACGACTGGCTTTTGCTGTGTCAGTCGCAAAAAGCGTTACTTTCACAGTGCGATCGCTGCGCTTGGGTGCAGCGAGTGTTTTACCAGGTTCTCTGGCGCGTCGCATTGAACCCCGATTGTTGCAGTTATTAACTCAACAAGTCAAAAACGGAGTCATCTTAATTGCTGGTACTAATGGCAAAACAACCACATCGCTGCTCTTATGCTCAATTCTAGAACGCAAAGGGTATCGTGTTGCTCACAACTCTACAGGCGCAAATCTAGAAAATGGGTTGATGACAGCACTGCTGGAAAACACTAACTTAGTCGGCGGACTAGATGTTGATTACGCGATTTTAGAAGTCGATGAAAATATTCTACCGAAGATTCTCGCACCAATTCAACCTAAGATAATCCTGTGTTTAAACCTGTTCCGCGATCAACTCGATAGGTATGGAGAAGTTGACACAATTAGCAAGCGTTGGACAAAAGTCATTTCTACTCTTCCAACAGAAACAGTTGTCATTCCGAATGCTGATGATCCAACTTTATCTTATCTTGGTCAGCAGTTACCCCAGCGGGTGTTATTCTTTGGCTTGAATGAACCCGAAAATTATTTAGATGAAATTCCTCACGCCGTCGATTCTATATTTTGTCCTAATTGCGGACACTCACTAGATTACAAAGGAGTTTACTTGTCTCATTTAGGAGATTTTCACTGTCCTAAGTGTGGCTTTAATAAAAGTCAACCCGCGTTTGATAGCAGCGAATTTCCACAAATTCTTGTAGGTTTATACAACAAATATAATACTTTGGCAGCCGCTACCGCTGCGATAGAATTAGGAGTTGATGAAGCAACTATCCTGGATACAATTAACAACTTCCAAGCTGCATTTGGTCGTGCTGAAGAATTAGAAGTTAATGGTAAACGGGTACGAATATTGTTATCAAAAAATCCTGTAGGGACGAATGAAACAATTCGCGTCGTGACTCAAAGTCTTGACAAAACGACGCTGCTTGTGCTGAATGACAGAACACCCGATGGAACTGATGTATCTTGGATTTGGGATGTCGATACAGAGAAATTGGTAGAACGGGGAGGGACTTTAATTGTGAGTGGCGATCGCCTCTATGACATGGCGCTACGTCTGCGTTACAGCGAAAAGACTCCTGAAAGTGACTTCAATTTAATTGTCGAAGAAGATTTACGGCAAGCAATTGCAACCGCCTTAGAACACACACCAGAAAATGAAACCTTGCACATATTACCCACCTATTCTGCCATGCTGGAAGTGCGAGAAGTGCTAACAGGCAGAAAAATTCTCTAA
- a CDS encoding NACHT domain-containing protein, whose amino-acid sequence MPEDAGKFAEKIGVYAQNSIVNIHNQNIGVSDDSGATPINWHEICRQLLESQRRLTSNPLMQDESAKLQREQIYVPLALVQRTKPEKRDKDDVSPEEGTRLYEPQYEEKQRFEHEAFLTQILEKAEGKTKGKHIALIGEAGAGKTTLLQSIAFWVLEKNLGFSIWISLADLGRSGTLTDLQSYLFNNWLSFAVPPTQLTQAKEELTTQIQQGRVWLLLDGVDEVAVFGVQTLQAIAQQLTGWIAQSRVVLTCRLNVWQADYNALETFETYRLLDFDYPKQVHEFIDNWFGNLTSQRNLTPQPPLLIKERGSDKSEGRGSDKSEERGSDKSEERKSKAERLKAELDNAERGRLRDLVQNPLRLTLLCSIWQSEEGNLPQTKAGLYQQFVQQIYTWKKNRFPISTEEQQKLNNALGRLALRDIQEGGSRFRLLESFIKEQLDDPDDEKSSFYKALQLGWLNHVGIAAESQSQEKVYAFFHATFEEYFAALTIDDWDFFLPREHKNKPVKDKDTGKPKPYQIFEPQWKEVILLWLGRENLDLESQKKEEFIKALVEFNDGCGQFYQYRAYFLAAMGIVEFGDCSKADDIVEQIVKWGFGYFNTQTKQWQTFADPVEEGANTALQQTHRAKAIAALVKLINTSQDEDTRRDAAYSLGKIAVGNESAIAALVKLIDTSQDEYTRWLVADSLGKIAVGNESAIAALVKLIDTSQDEFTRRQAAESLEKILTTDQMAKVVTALRDNSKPNKERYKVIWHCAQNMSYSDFYQAWHPRSNMKSAMRSAQYRWWQVALYLFLGLCIFALVRFTVSPSVNNPANIQRQQ is encoded by the coding sequence ATGCCTGAAGACGCTGGTAAGTTTGCCGAAAAAATAGGGGTTTATGCTCAAAACAGCATAGTGAACATACACAATCAGAACATTGGTGTTTCTGATGATTCTGGTGCGACTCCCATCAACTGGCATGAAATTTGCCGCCAATTACTGGAATCCCAGCGGCGGCTAACCAGTAATCCCTTGATGCAAGATGAATCTGCCAAATTGCAAAGGGAGCAGATTTATGTTCCCCTAGCACTGGTGCAGCGGACAAAACCTGAGAAACGCGACAAGGACGACGTTTCCCCAGAAGAGGGAACGCGCTTGTATGAACCGCAGTATGAGGAAAAGCAGCGATTTGAGCATGAAGCTTTCTTGACTCAAATCTTGGAAAAAGCAGAAGGCAAAACTAAGGGTAAGCACATCGCCTTAATTGGCGAAGCAGGTGCAGGGAAAACAACTCTGCTGCAATCCATCGCGTTTTGGGTGTTAGAGAAAAACTTGGGTTTCTCAATTTGGATTTCGCTGGCAGATCTGGGGCGAAGTGGCACTTTGACGGATTTACAAAGTTATTTATTCAACAATTGGCTTTCTTTTGCTGTTCCACCAACACAGTTGACTCAGGCGAAAGAGGAGTTGACAACACAAATTCAGCAAGGGCGAGTTTGGTTGTTGTTGGATGGGGTGGATGAGGTGGCTGTGTTCGGTGTGCAGACGTTGCAGGCGATCGCGCAACAACTCACAGGATGGATCGCCCAGTCGCGGGTGGTGTTAACTTGTCGGCTGAATGTCTGGCAAGCGGATTACAATGCGTTAGAAACTTTTGAAACTTATCGCCTACTGGATTTTGATTATCCTAAGCAGGTGCATGAGTTTATTGATAATTGGTTTGGGAACCTCACTTCCCAGAGGAACCTCACCCCCCAGCCCCCTCTCCTTATTAAGGAGAGGGGGAGTGATAAAAGCGAGGGGAGGGGGAGTGATAAAAGCGAGGAGAGGGGGAGTGATAAAAGTGAGGAGAGGAAGAGTAAGGCGGAACGGTTGAAGGCAGAATTGGATAACGCGGAACGGGGACGCTTGCGAGACTTGGTACAAAATCCTCTGCGGTTGACGCTTTTGTGTAGCATTTGGCAGAGTGAGGAAGGAAATTTACCACAGACAAAGGCGGGACTTTACCAGCAGTTTGTCCAGCAAATTTACACATGGAAAAAAAACCGTTTCCCCATCAGCACTGAAGAACAACAGAAATTAAACAATGCATTGGGACGTTTGGCGCTACGGGATATTCAAGAGGGTGGTTCTCGATTCCGGTTGCTGGAAAGTTTCATTAAAGAGCAACTAGATGATCCAGATGATGAGAAGTCTTCATTTTACAAAGCACTGCAACTTGGCTGGTTGAATCATGTCGGAATTGCAGCGGAATCTCAATCACAAGAAAAAGTTTATGCTTTCTTTCATGCTACATTTGAGGAATATTTCGCAGCGCTAACAATTGATGATTGGGACTTTTTCTTACCTCGCGAACACAAAAATAAACCTGTAAAAGATAAAGATACAGGTAAACCTAAGCCATATCAAATTTTTGAGCCGCAATGGAAAGAAGTGATTTTGCTGTGGCTGGGGCGAGAGAATTTGGATTTGGAAAGCCAGAAGAAAGAAGAGTTTATAAAAGCTTTAGTGGAGTTTAACGACGGGTGCGGACAATTTTATCAGTATAGAGCTTATTTCTTAGCAGCAATGGGAATTGTTGAGTTTGGAGATTGTTCTAAAGCTGATGACATCGTAGAGCAAATTGTTAAATGGGGTTTTGGTTACTTCAATACGCAAACAAAGCAGTGGCAGACATTTGCAGATCCCGTTGAAGAAGGAGCAAATACAGCACTGCAACAGACGCATCGCGCAAAAGCCATCGCAGCTTTGGTAAAGTTAATCAACACCTCACAGGATGAAGACACCCGTAGGGATGCGGCATATAGCTTAGGGAAAATAGCTGTTGGCAACGAAAGTGCGATCGCAGCTTTGGTAAAGTTAATCGACACCTCACAGGATGAATACACCCGTTGGCTAGTGGCAGATAGCTTAGGGAAAATAGCTGTTGGCAACGAAAGTGCGATCGCAGCTTTGGTAAAGTTAATCGACACCTCTCAGGATGAATTCACCCGTAGGCAAGCGGCAGAAAGCTTAGAAAAGATTTTGACAACAGATCAGATGGCGAAAGTTGTCACTGCCTTGAGGGATAACTCCAAACCAAACAAAGAGCGTTACAAAGTCATCTGGCATTGCGCCCAAAATATGTCCTACTCAGATTTTTATCAAGCTTGGCATCCTCGCTCTAATATGAAATCAGCAATGAGATCTGCTCAATATCGTTGGTGGCAAGTTGCTTTGTACTTGTTCTTAGGGCTATGCATCTTTGCTTTAGTTCGCTTCACAGTTTCACCTAGCGTGAATAATCCTGCTAATATCCAGCGACAGCAGTAA
- a CDS encoding nucleotidyltransferase family protein, with protein MKTLEEIKQILRQSKPLLQEQYQITQLGIFGSYARGEQTQESDVDVLIDYDRAPTLFKLVELRDYLSNAIGMKVDIVTQNGLKPRIRERVLSEVVYI; from the coding sequence ATGAAAACGTTGGAGGAAATTAAGCAAATTCTCAGACAGAGTAAACCGCTGTTGCAGGAGCAGTATCAGATCACGCAGCTAGGCATCTTTGGTTCTTACGCTCGTGGTGAACAGACACAGGAGAGCGATGTTGATGTACTCATTGACTATGATCGAGCGCCTACCTTATTTAAGCTGGTAGAGCTACGCGACTATCTCAGTAATGCGATCGGTATGAAGGTTGATATAGTAACGCAAAACGGTTTAAAGCCAAGAATCCGGGAGCGAGTGTTATCGGAAGTCGTTTATATATGA
- a CDS encoding DUF86 domain-containing protein — MTKRQLSEFLQDILDAIADIEAFTDGIDFETFRVNREKILAVVKSIEILGEAVKRIPDDIRSQYPQIPWKALAGMRDVLVHEYWGIDVNVVWATVHEGLPPLKAVIVEITRNLQNT; from the coding sequence ATGACTAAGCGACAACTTTCAGAATTTCTCCAAGACATATTGGATGCTATTGCGGACATTGAAGCGTTTACAGACGGGATTGATTTTGAGACATTTCGAGTTAACCGTGAGAAAATTTTAGCTGTTGTGAAGTCAATCGAAATCTTAGGAGAGGCAGTCAAGCGAATTCCCGACGACATCCGCAGCCAGTACCCTCAAATTCCTTGGAAAGCGTTGGCTGGTATGCGAGATGTGTTAGTGCATGAGTATTGGGGAATTGATGTAAATGTTGTCTGGGCAACGGTTCATGAAGGATTGCCACCTTTAAAAGCAGTGATTGTTGAAATCACGAGAAACTTGCAGAATACTTGA
- a CDS encoding response regulator, with protein sequence MFQNNTLRLNLPANISVLRILIVEDDPMMQLGLEQSLMAHPQLEIVGQAEDGYLGVQAALKLKPDLVVMDIGLPRLDGIAATQQIKAALPETHVVMLTSHQTDTEIIAALSSGADAYCIKGASVERLLSAIAAAVEGATYLDPQVARRVIDNLKPPSPSGNAANLSGRELEVLKLMVEGLSNPEIAQKLYLSPNTVKTHVRGIMNKLSVDDRVQAAVVALRSGLV encoded by the coding sequence ATGTTTCAAAATAATACCTTGCGCTTAAATCTACCAGCTAATATTTCTGTGCTGCGCATTTTAATTGTAGAAGATGATCCGATGATGCAACTGGGATTGGAACAGTCATTAATGGCTCATCCCCAGTTGGAAATTGTCGGACAAGCAGAAGATGGCTACTTGGGTGTGCAAGCAGCACTGAAATTAAAACCGGATTTGGTAGTGATGGATATTGGGTTACCCCGGTTGGATGGAATTGCTGCAACACAGCAAATTAAAGCAGCATTACCAGAAACTCACGTTGTGATGCTGACATCGCATCAAACAGATACAGAAATTATTGCGGCGTTGTCTAGCGGTGCAGATGCATATTGTATCAAAGGGGCGAGTGTAGAGCGACTGTTGAGTGCGATCGCCGCCGCAGTTGAAGGTGCAACCTACCTCGATCCCCAAGTTGCCAGACGAGTGATTGATAATCTCAAACCTCCTTCTCCCAGTGGAAACGCCGCAAATTTATCTGGGCGCGAGTTAGAAGTTTTGAAACTGATGGTAGAAGGCTTAAGCAATCCAGAAATTGCACAAAAGCTTTATTTGAGTCCCAATACTGTCAAAACTCATGTTCGGGGGATTATGAATAAGTTATCTGTTGACGATCGCGTGCAAGCTGCAGTTGTCGCGCTGCGTTCTGGATTGGTGTGA
- the era gene encoding GTPase Era, with protein sequence MTVEPGVNSSQNDVFSLSGEVVIPQAPPEYKSGFVGIIGRPNVGKSTLMNQLVGQKIAITSPVAQTTRNRLRGILTTPEAQMIFVDTPGIHKPHHQLGEVLVKNAKLAIESVDMVLFVVDGSTNCGTGDRYVADLLAHSTTPVILGLNKIDEQPSNFQTIDNSYTELAREHRWQTRKFSAKTGVGLPELQQSLIEQLELGPLYYPPDLVTDQPERFIMGELIREQILLLTREEVPHSVAIAIDLVEETPAITRVLATIHVERDSQKGILIGKGGAMLKAVGSAAREQMQKLIAGKVYLELFVKVQPKWRQSRTRLAELGYRVEE encoded by the coding sequence ATGACGGTAGAGCCAGGGGTAAATAGTAGTCAAAATGATGTCTTCTCTCTTTCAGGAGAAGTGGTAATTCCGCAGGCTCCTCCTGAATATAAGTCAGGTTTTGTCGGCATTATTGGTCGTCCAAATGTCGGTAAATCTACGTTAATGAATCAATTAGTTGGACAAAAAATTGCGATAACATCACCAGTAGCACAAACAACACGCAATCGGTTACGAGGTATTCTCACCACTCCAGAAGCGCAGATGATTTTTGTGGATACGCCAGGAATTCATAAACCTCATCATCAATTGGGGGAAGTGCTGGTGAAAAATGCCAAACTAGCCATTGAATCGGTAGATATGGTGTTGTTTGTGGTGGATGGATCGACGAATTGTGGGACAGGCGATCGCTATGTTGCTGATTTACTTGCTCACAGCACAACACCAGTTATTTTAGGCTTAAACAAAATTGACGAACAGCCTTCAAATTTCCAGACAATAGACAATAGTTACACCGAATTGGCAAGGGAACATAGGTGGCAAACAAGAAAATTTTCTGCCAAAACTGGTGTCGGATTACCTGAACTGCAACAATCATTAATTGAACAGTTAGAACTAGGACCATTATATTATCCACCAGACTTAGTAACAGACCAGCCAGAACGCTTTATTATGGGCGAATTGATTCGAGAACAGATTTTGCTGTTAACTCGTGAAGAAGTACCCCATTCAGTTGCGATCGCCATTGACTTGGTGGAAGAAACACCAGCTATTACCCGTGTACTTGCGACTATACACGTTGAGCGCGATTCCCAAAAAGGAATTCTCATCGGTAAAGGCGGGGCAATGTTAAAAGCTGTTGGTAGTGCAGCGCGCGAACAAATGCAAAAGTTGATTGCAGGAAAAGTTTACTTGGAATTGTTCGTCAAAGTGCAACCAAAATGGCGTCAGTCTCGGACACGTTTGGCAGAGTTGGGGTATCGCGTGGAAGAATAG
- a CDS encoding succinylglutamate desuccinylase/aspartoacylase family protein, with product MLPVVSTIPLRHMASGDVLSLQVYKFIGAQPGKKVYIQSNLHGAEIAGNGVIYELIEFLQTINDTDLFGEIWLVPVCNPMSTNQRSHIFSSGRFCSYEGKDWNRIFWDYEKHADNLLEFAKSQINFELEVVRKNYLNVIIQKFAQILEKINSSSGIPYTELFSYKLQSLSLDADYLIDLHSHTSQGLNYLYVFRNREESAKSFLLDFGIRFDKYDGDAFDEAFIKPWLALEDCFKQLGREIRFDVEAWTLELGTGMQMNPVSVEKGLRGVKNYLAEKEVLRIDEFPLNKNTLNQMSFKRRSMSKKYFAPTGGMIQKRVELGSVVKAGERIYKILKFNKEGKLPSVIDVIAEQDGLVYDISSNQAVNEGELVLRIIG from the coding sequence ATGCTTCCTGTTGTATCTACCATTCCTCTGCGTCACATGGCTTCAGGTGATGTCTTATCCCTGCAAGTCTACAAATTCATTGGCGCTCAACCGGGCAAAAAAGTTTACATCCAATCCAATTTACATGGTGCGGAAATTGCTGGCAATGGTGTTATTTATGAACTGATTGAATTTTTGCAGACGATAAATGATACAGACTTATTTGGCGAAATTTGGTTAGTTCCTGTTTGTAACCCAATGTCAACCAATCAGCGGTCGCACATTTTTTCCTCAGGACGATTCTGTAGTTACGAAGGAAAAGATTGGAACCGTATTTTTTGGGACTACGAAAAGCACGCTGACAATTTATTGGAATTTGCAAAATCTCAAATAAATTTTGAACTAGAGGTTGTCAGAAAGAATTACCTTAATGTTATTATACAAAAATTTGCTCAGATTTTAGAAAAGATTAATTCTTCAAGTGGAATTCCTTACACTGAACTATTTAGCTATAAACTACAATCTCTGAGTTTAGATGCAGATTATTTGATTGACTTACACAGTCACACATCTCAAGGATTAAACTACCTTTATGTCTTTCGTAACCGAGAAGAAAGTGCAAAATCTTTCTTGCTCGACTTCGGAATTCGATTTGATAAATATGATGGTGATGCTTTTGATGAGGCTTTTATCAAACCTTGGCTCGCTTTGGAAGATTGCTTCAAACAACTTGGTAGAGAAATTAGGTTTGACGTCGAGGCTTGGACACTGGAACTTGGTACAGGCATGCAAATGAATCCAGTTTCAGTGGAGAAAGGTCTTCGAGGCGTGAAAAACTATTTGGCAGAAAAAGAAGTTTTGCGAATTGATGAATTTCCTCTAAATAAAAATACATTGAATCAAATGAGTTTTAAACGAAGAAGTATGAGCAAAAAATATTTTGCTCCAACAGGTGGAATGATTCAAAAACGAGTAGAGTTAGGAAGTGTTGTGAAAGCTGGAGAACGAATTTATAAAATTTTGAAATTTAATAAAGAAGGTAAGTTACCGAGCGTGATTGATGTGATAGCAGAACAAGATGGATTAGTTTATGATATCTCAAGCAATCAGGCAGTCAATGAAGGTGAGTTGGTGCTACGAATTATTGGATAG
- a CDS encoding succinylglutamate desuccinylase/aspartoacylase family protein, with protein MLPVVSTIPLRHMASGDVLSLQVYKFIGAQPGKKVYIQSNLHGAEIAGNGVIYQLIEFLQTINDTDLFGEIWLVPVCNPMSTNERSHIFSSGQYCSYEGKDWNRIFWDYEKHADDLLEFAKSQINFEPEVVRKNYLAKIQQSFVKNLEKINSPSGVPYTERFSYRLQSLSLDADYLIDLHSHANQALNYLYLYRNREESAKYFLLPFGIKFVEFRCDEDGFDKTFIQPWLALEEHFKQLGREIRFDIEAWTLELGTGMQMNPDSVEKGLRGVKNYLAYKGVLQISGFPLKGSESHNMNLKLRTQMKRYYAPTGGMIQSRVELGSYVKTGERIYQILSFHKDGTLPTVIDVSAEQDGLVFDVSSNQAVNEGEVVLGIIGELVLTSNSK; from the coding sequence ATGCTGCCGGTTGTTTCTACTATTCCTCTGCGTCACATGGCTTCAGGTGATGTCTTATCCCTGCAAGTCTACAAATTCATTGGCGCTCAACCGGGCAAAAAAGTTTACATTCAATCTAATTTACATGGTGCGGAAATTGCTGGTAATGGTGTTATTTATCAACTGATTGAATTTTTGCAGACGATAAATGATACAGACTTATTTGGCGAAATTTGGTTAGTTCCTGTTTGTAACCCAATGTCAACCAATGAGCGATCGCACATTTTTTCCTCTGGACAATACTGTAGTTATGAAGGAAAAGATTGGAATCGTATATTTTGGGACTACGAAAAGCACGCTGACGATTTATTGGAATTTGCCAAATCTCAAATCAATTTTGAACCAGAGGTGGTCAGAAAAAACTACCTGGCTAAAATTCAGCAAAGTTTTGTTAAAAATTTAGAAAAAATCAACTCACCTAGTGGAGTTCCTTACACGGAACGATTTAGCTACAGACTGCAATCTCTAAGTTTAGATGCAGATTATTTAATTGACTTACATAGTCACGCTAATCAAGCATTAAACTACCTTTATCTCTACCGTAATAGAGAAGAAAGTGCAAAATATTTTTTACTCCCATTTGGAATTAAATTTGTTGAATTTAGATGCGATGAAGATGGTTTTGATAAAACCTTTATCCAACCTTGGTTAGCTTTGGAAGAGCATTTCAAACAGCTTGGTAGAGAAATTAGGTTTGATATAGAGGCTTGGACACTTGAACTTGGTACAGGAATGCAAATGAACCCAGATTCAGTGGAGAAAGGTCTTCGAGGTGTGAAAAACTATTTAGCATACAAAGGGGTTTTGCAAATCTCTGGGTTTCCTCTCAAGGGAAGCGAATCTCATAACATGAATTTGAAACTAAGAACTCAAATGAAAAGATATTATGCCCCAACAGGTGGAATGATTCAATCAAGAGTAGAATTGGGAAGTTATGTAAAAACTGGAGAGCGAATTTATCAAATTTTGAGTTTTCATAAGGACGGTACATTACCAACTGTGATTGATGTGAGTGCAGAACAAGATGGATTAGTTTTTGATGTCTCAAGCAATCAGGCAGTTAACGAAGGTGAGGTTGTGTTAGGAATTATTGGAGAACTTGTTCTAACTTCAAATTCAAAATGA
- a CDS encoding histidine phosphatase family protein produces the protein MSLTVYLLRHGQTEYSRSNFFCGSLDPELTTDGLEMAKAFATAYSSKPWTAIFCSPMGRTIATAKPLCDEIGIQPELRDGLKEINYGKWEGKTPETVNLEFHDDHIRWLADPAWYAPSGGEMAIAIASRATQVIEEIKHRYSSGNVLIVSHKATIRIMLCSLLGIDVGRFRYRLGCPVGSVSIVEFSSHGPLLKALADRIHLDERLRNLPGT, from the coding sequence ATGAGTCTAACTGTTTATTTGCTCCGTCACGGACAGACAGAATACAGCCGCAGTAATTTTTTCTGTGGTTCGCTAGATCCAGAACTTACCACAGATGGCTTGGAGATGGCAAAAGCTTTTGCGACTGCATACAGTTCTAAACCTTGGACGGCAATTTTTTGTAGTCCAATGGGACGAACCATAGCTACCGCAAAACCCTTATGTGACGAAATCGGTATCCAACCAGAATTGCGGGATGGCTTAAAGGAAATTAACTATGGCAAATGGGAAGGCAAAACACCAGAGACGGTGAATCTAGAGTTTCATGATGATCATATCCGCTGGCTAGCAGATCCGGCTTGGTATGCACCTAGTGGAGGGGAAATGGCGATCGCCATAGCATCTCGTGCTACCCAAGTTATTGAAGAAATCAAGCATCGTTACAGCAGTGGCAATGTCTTAATTGTTTCCCATAAAGCAACCATTAGAATTATGCTGTGCAGCTTGTTGGGAATTGATGTCGGGCGTTTTCGTTATCGTTTAGGATGCCCTGTCGGTTCGGTAAGTATTGTAGAATTTAGCTCACATGGTCCTTTACTTAAGGCATTAGCTGACCGTATTCATCTGGACGAGCGGTTACGTAATTTACCAGGAACTTAA